CCACGGGCGGATCCTCTCCGCCTTCCCGGCTGGAGCGCTGCCGGGCTCTCCCGAGCACAGGCCGGGCACTGCGGCTCCACGCAGGCGGCAGCTGCACCTCGCCCGGCCAGGGGCGCCGGGGTCAGGCGCACGTGAGATCCCGCCCGAGGAAGCTGCGGGGACCACGTTAGGAGGCCCCGTCCCCTGCAGTCACAGAGGTGTCCTCAGAGCCCCCCCAGCGAGGCGCCTTTCCCCTTTGGAACGCAGGGGCTGTGCAAAAGAGGCCTCGCGCCTGCCCAGCGCTTCTCACCTGACCAAGTTCGGGTAGAACTGCTTGTCCCACGTGCTGTAGAAGGAGTTGGTGACGTACAGCCTCTTGCCGTCCACGCTGAGCTGCATTTTACTGGGGCCCCCGTACACTCTCTTGCACTGCAGGCACAACAGACAGCCGTGGCGTTACTGGCTTTTCCCGCAGCAGCCAAGCACAAGCCGGAGCAGGGAgcggagcagagcagctgcctgccctgccagcgcAGGCAAGCGGCCAGCAGCTGCGGGCACACGGGCCGCTGCAGCGGAGACCTGCCCCAGAGCCCGCGGGCAGGGAATTTGCCGAGCAGAGCCCAAGCGCAAAGGACACCAGAGGGCCAAGAGGCCACGGAGCTCACCTTGACCACCAAGGGCTCCGGCTGGCACTTCAGCTCTTCGTCTCTGCACACGGTGACGGGTCCCCCTCTGAGGATGCTGCCTCCCACAAACACCTGGAAGCGAGGCAGGGGGAGACACGTGGCCTTGTCACGCGGCCACCGCCAGACCCTCCTAAGGAACCCAGCGGTGCCAGCCCTTCCGCTCCTGCCTTAcctgccccaccagcctggGCTTGCAGGTCTTGGAGAGCTCATACTGGCGGATGTCTCCGTGCAGCCAGTTGCTGAGGTACAGGTACTTGTCATCCGTCGAGATGACGAGGTCCACCGTGAAGGCTAGGGCACACAAACAAAGAGCTCCAGAGAAGGCAGCGCCCACAGAGAACGCGcctctccctgccaccctggACGTCGTGCCTATGGTGCACGAGAGCCGCCCGAGCgcgcaggctgcagctggggcagcggTGCCTCCTCAGGGCTTGcacagccccccgccccctccgACAAGCCTTCTGCCATCTTTGCGCGGCACGGCGCCGCGGGTCAGTGAGGGGTCTCTGCCGGGCGGCACGACACAGCGCTCCGGGAGGGAAAATATAAACACCCCTTGGGGCACACAGACCTGGCATCTTGGGCATAATCCATCCCGTCACGTCCTTGGCCGGTATCCGAATCACCTCCTCTACGGCCCAGTTGTCTCTCTGCACAAGGAACAagggcacagcactgtgagTGCTCCAGGCTGCTCAGGCGAGAGCGCTGCCCGGCACTCGCATGCCTGCGCAGCCGGCAAAGCTGCCGGAGGAAGGCTGCCGCTGCGCCCAGCTACGGCGAGCAGGCACGGCTGGGGCAGCACCGGccgacagcagcagcaaggctgagccTCCTCGCTCAGAGGAATCCCCCAGCCTAAGGGTCCGGAGCTGGCTCCGCACGCTGCCCTCTCCACAcgcctcctcctttctccccgCCACCCCGCGTTTCTTCGGTGCCTTTCCCAGTCGCCCTGAAGCTCCCCACGGCCGGGTCTCCCCGGCTGCTGGCAGAACACTTGCCTCGCACTTGTAGAAGCGGTAGACAACGCCGCTCAGGGCACAGCTGACGTATCCCTCGGCAGCATCGGGGTTGTGGAGGAACTTCACGCTCAGGGGCAGAGAGTCCTCCCCCAGGTCGAAGCACTGGGTGAGGGTGCGGCAGGACAAGTTCCACACGTTCAGGCGGCGCCCAAAGACCCCTGCGGAAAAGGAAGACCACGTCAGAAGATGAGGGGCCACCTGTGGAGACTAATCCCTCCCCAAATGCTCGCACTCAGGGACAGCCGCGGCAGTGACCAGCCAGAGCCTGCAGAGAAGCCGCCGCACTTGAGGGAGCAGCGGGAGAGGGCAGGGACCAGCCTGGGATAAGGACAGGTGCTGCACGTCCTGCAGCCGTGCCTCTAGGATGGGCCGTTCGTGGGGACATCTGCCTGTCCCCCCTCTCCAGCTCCGGCTCTCGCTCTGACGGCACCGGCACCCTCCCACCACCCCGCTGAGCTCTGGCTCAGCACTTGCATCCGCATTCCCTCACCTTTCTTCAAGTCGTCAGGATTAAACCCGCGTCCCGCGCGTTTTGGGACCAGTCCGGCAGAGCTGATGAGAACGTTGTGGCGCGGCTGGTACCAGAAGTCGTATCCAGTCGGGGGGGCTTCACACTCATTCTCCCAGTTCCCCTTCAGCTCAAAGGTCTCTCCATCCAGCACAATGAATCCACCTGGGGCGCAAAAAGGGGACGCACGATCAATCGCGTACTCCGCTTCCAAAGCAGCCCGTTTCCTTGTGGAGTCATCGCCCGGCAAAGTACCTTTCCCGTTGCCAGCTGGGTCTCCCATGTTGGCAATCAGGATGTCACCATTAGGCAGGCTGTGCACTACGCTGAGGTATCCCTTGTTGCACTTCCAGAAGACATCCACTGGCTCGATCATCTGAGAAAAGgtcacacagacacacacacctcAGCCGGCGACTGCTCGGCTCATTTCACGCTCCCTGGCAGAGCCTTTGGCCACCAGAGACTCCTGCAAACCTCCGATGCTTGCGGGAGCTTTCGTTCCAAGGACTCCCAcgtgccaggggctgctcctccTTGCAGAGGAGCACAGAAGCCCCTGAGCTGCCCCTCTGCGCAGAGGAGAATGCAGCAACACCGAACCCATCACAGCCTGTCTGTCCACCGCACTGCGGGGGCGGCAGGTGTGGTGCGGGGCGTGACTGCCCACGATTAGGCTCTCTGAACGCAACAGGCAGAGAGGGGGACGCAAGGATGAGCGGAGCCTTCCTTGGTCTGGAAAGGAGAGAGCCGAGCGGAAAACGTGACCCAGCTCCCTGAAATCGGGGTGGAAGAGGAGATGAAGACAGAACCCTTCTTCCCTGTGTATTATCCCAGAAGCACCAGTTCCCAACTCCTTCCCAGAAACTTGTCCTTGCGTCACCTGAGGCATACCTTACACAGCCTGGGAGCCCGGCACTGGGAACCCACATCCACCACGTAAATGCGGGAGGAAATCAAACAGGGAAGAATCAGCTTGTTCCTTCTCGGTGTGGCAGTGTCAAAGCAGGCGCAGCCAGCGCTCCACCCCGAGGAATGCAGCTCGTCTTTGAGGTTGGGCATGGGCAGGCGGTGGATCACCTAGGCAGCCAAGGCAGAGTTAGGGTTCGCACAGGGAGGCGGGGAGAAACGGGGACCCTAACGCTGGCAGATGCTTCTGGCTTGGCAGCCTCCACCTGCGCGCCTGGCACCGCCTGCAGAGCTCCGGGAGGAGAACACTGCTCCGTGCACTGGCCGCTGCTCCGCGTTAGGGCACGGCGTGCCGCTGAGAGGAGACCGTTCCCCATGCCGAGCAGCCACCCACAGGCTGATCCAGAGCACGTGCTCAGGAGCTCACTAGCAGCACCAAGACTCTCGGGAAGTGAGTTGGGAAGTGAGTCAGAGCCGACCTGTCCCCAGGACACCGAGACGGAGACGACTCAACCGCAGCCAGGCACACACAGGACAGCGCAAAGACAGCAGGAAGGTGAGTTTGCAGGCAGACAACAGCCCTCTCTCACACGTACAACCGCGGAGAAGCAAGAGAGAGACCTGTTGTGACAGAACTCACCAGGGGTTTCCCAGATGGGTCTTGGCAGGGCATgaccaggcagcaggagagaacggtggacaggagagaaaaatgccCAAGACAAGAAGGTGCCAGGCATAGAGAGACGCCTGGCATCCCGGGGTGCTATCAAGCAACCTGGAGTCCcaagcaaaaagcaggaaaggtcCCGAATGCCGAGGCACCATGaagcacagagccagcagctgggcaccATCCCAGGCGAGCGCTGCAGGGACATGGGTACCTGGCAGTAACAGGGAGATCTGGGGTTGAGGTCAATGGTGGCCAGGAAGTCAGGCTGCTCCGCGCAGGTTTCCCTGTAGGTGCAGGTCACGTAGGCAACCTCCTCTCTAGGAGCTGCGTAGAAGGAAAGCTTGTGTTAAAGCACGCCGTGAACCAGCCAGGcgggaaaagaaaagcttcagcaGACCCTCAGAGAAGACTGAACTCACTTTTCTGGATGCCAAGACCTTCCTACAGGCAGCTGAACGCAACGACCTGCAGCTATTCCATCCCTTCCTCCTTGCGCACTGACAACTGCCCAACCCTGGCGCCGTTACCGACCCAGAGGCACGAGAACAACCGCAGCGGAGAAGATCTCCACGGAGGTACCGTCCTGCCCCTTTGGGGGAGGGGACTCGGCACACGTTAACGGGGGTCTCCACTAACAGGGAGCTCTCTCCCAAACACCACCCGCTGCACGACACGCTCGAGAGGACTTGCCTTTCACAGCCTCCGGGCAGGTGGGGTACTCGTAGCACTGAGCTCTGCATCTGTCTGGGTTGGGGAGAAGAATAAAATGAGAAACGTCCACGTCCCAGACGGTGCCTACTCGGAAGCCTCCGTCCCACCCAAGGGACCTTCTCCCACTCCAGCTCTCAACGGGGACCTCTGTGACCGGCCCCTGCTCCGCTTATGGCACTGACGACCCCCCGACCCAGGAGAGGAATCCTCCCTGAAGCGCCACCAGGGCCGTCCCAGAACAGAGAGAACCTTCGGCCCCAGCCGGACAAGGTGCCACACTCCAGTGccacccctctcctccctgcagcgGAACAGACCTGCCCGTTCCCAGCGGGGACT
The sequence above is drawn from the Falco naumanni isolate bFalNau1 chromosome 20, bFalNau1.pat, whole genome shotgun sequence genome and encodes:
- the LOC121099561 gene encoding methanethiol oxidase-like isoform X2 → MPNLKDELHSSGWSAGCACFDTATPRRNKLILPCLISSRIYVVDVGSQCRAPRLCKMIEPVDVFWKCNKGYLSVVHSLPNGDILIANMGDPAGNGKGGFIVLDGETFELKGNWENECEAPPTGYDFWYQPRHNVLISSAGLVPKRAGRGFNPDDLKKGVFGRRLNVWNLSCRTLTQCFDLGEDSLPLSVKFLHNPDAAEGYVSCALSGVVYRFYKCERDNWAVEEVIRIPAKDVTGWIMPKMPAFTVDLVISTDDKYLYLSNWLHGDIRQYELSKTCKPRLVGQVFVGGSILRGGPVTVCRDEELKCQPEPLVVKCKRVYGGPSKMQLSVDGKRLYVTNSFYSTWDKQFYPNLVREGSVMLQIDVDTEKGGLCVNKNFLVDFGKELNGPCLAHDIRFASGDSTSDILA
- the LOC121099561 gene encoding methanethiol oxidase-like isoform X1, producing MPGVSLCLAPSCLGHFSLLSTVLSCCLVMPCQDPSGKPLVIHRLPMPNLKDELHSSGWSAGCACFDTATPRRNKLILPCLISSRIYVVDVGSQCRAPRLCKMIEPVDVFWKCNKGYLSVVHSLPNGDILIANMGDPAGNGKGGFIVLDGETFELKGNWENECEAPPTGYDFWYQPRHNVLISSAGLVPKRAGRGFNPDDLKKGVFGRRLNVWNLSCRTLTQCFDLGEDSLPLSVKFLHNPDAAEGYVSCALSGVVYRFYKCERDNWAVEEVIRIPAKDVTGWIMPKMPAFTVDLVISTDDKYLYLSNWLHGDIRQYELSKTCKPRLVGQVFVGGSILRGGPVTVCRDEELKCQPEPLVVKCKRVYGGPSKMQLSVDGKRLYVTNSFYSTWDKQFYPNLVREGSVMLQIDVDTEKGGLCVNKNFLVDFGKELNGPCLAHDIRFASGDSTSDILA